The Thermoleophilum album genome contains a region encoding:
- a CDS encoding NADH-quinone oxidoreductase subunit N: MKVLLLPIVATLANGRFEAPEIDYGDLATLFVPVGGAVVVLLVALLRGRFVRNLLVPALATVTLLATIGASLATWQAGPRAPTLAGSFKADALTLAVALISSVAGLVALALASPAPPSPAARARREAGPGEWAALLLIAIAGMVLLAGASSLVSLFVGIELLSLPLYVLCATELRRRRSLEAGLKYLVVGSVGSATLLFGLTLIYGATGATEFAAVADAVGRRVASGDALLLSGLGLVLAGLAFKASVAPFHQWTPDVYEGAPTPVTTFMSVATKAAALVVLARLLGEALPALEDVWMPALAALVVVSTLVGNVGALGQRSLKRMLGWSAIGQAGYMLVGLAAGGRVGVSALSFYLAAYALMNLAAFAIVSAYEGREGLADDLDTLRGLGRENPLSAWSMTIAMLALAGFPGTVGFVGKFTLIDAAVKGDRTWLGIVIVVGSMISLGYYLRVVATVWMSPAAAARPDLPAVVPAPVAGGSPEVDHRSPKLALIVAAALAALCVAAFAWPEPLFDLARDAGSALALPR; encoded by the coding sequence GTGAAGGTGCTGCTCCTGCCGATCGTCGCGACCCTCGCGAACGGTCGCTTCGAGGCCCCCGAGATCGACTACGGGGACCTCGCGACGCTTTTTGTGCCGGTCGGCGGGGCGGTTGTGGTGCTGCTGGTCGCGCTGCTGCGCGGCCGCTTCGTCCGCAACCTGCTCGTTCCCGCCCTCGCTACCGTCACGCTGCTAGCGACGATCGGCGCGTCGCTTGCAACCTGGCAAGCCGGCCCGCGCGCGCCGACGCTGGCGGGAAGTTTCAAAGCCGACGCGCTGACCCTGGCGGTGGCGTTGATCAGCTCGGTCGCCGGACTGGTCGCGCTGGCGCTCGCCTCGCCCGCGCCGCCGAGCCCGGCCGCGCGGGCGAGACGCGAGGCTGGTCCCGGCGAGTGGGCGGCGCTGCTCTTGATCGCGATCGCAGGCATGGTGCTGCTGGCCGGGGCGTCGTCGCTGGTCAGCCTGTTCGTCGGTATCGAGCTGCTGTCGCTGCCTCTCTACGTGCTCTGCGCAACCGAGCTGCGGCGCCGACGCTCGCTTGAAGCGGGGCTCAAGTACTTGGTAGTCGGGTCGGTCGGTTCGGCGACGCTCCTCTTCGGCCTCACGTTGATCTACGGTGCGACCGGCGCGACCGAGTTCGCAGCCGTCGCCGATGCCGTTGGGCGACGCGTCGCCAGCGGCGATGCACTGCTTTTGAGTGGCCTCGGTTTGGTCTTGGCGGGCCTTGCCTTCAAGGCGTCGGTGGCGCCCTTCCACCAGTGGACTCCGGACGTCTACGAGGGCGCACCAACGCCGGTGACGACCTTCATGTCGGTCGCGACCAAGGCGGCCGCGTTGGTCGTGCTCGCGCGCCTGTTGGGTGAGGCGCTGCCCGCTCTCGAAGACGTCTGGATGCCGGCGCTCGCGGCCCTCGTGGTGGTGAGCACGCTGGTCGGTAACGTCGGCGCGCTCGGCCAGCGCTCGCTCAAGCGGATGCTCGGCTGGTCCGCGATCGGGCAAGCCGGGTACATGCTCGTGGGGCTGGCCGCCGGCGGTCGCGTGGGAGTGTCAGCGCTGAGCTTCTATTTGGCGGCCTACGCCCTGATGAACCTCGCCGCGTTCGCCATCGTCAGCGCCTACGAGGGGCGCGAGGGGCTCGCTGACGACCTCGACACGCTGCGCGGGCTCGGCCGCGAGAACCCGCTGTCGGCTTGGTCGATGACGATCGCGATGTTGGCGCTCGCGGGCTTCCCCGGGACGGTTGGGTTCGTCGGCAAGTTCACGCTGATCGACGCCGCGGTGAAGGGCGACCGGACGTGGCTGGGAATCGTGATCGTGGTCGGGTCGATGATCTCGCTCGGCTACTACCTGCGCGTAGTCGCCACCGTTTGGATGAGTCCGGCTGCGGCCGCGCGTCCCGATCTGCCCGCTGTCGTCCCCGCTCCGGTCGCCGGCGGTTCGCCCGAGGTCGATCACCGCTCGCCCAAGCTCGCGCTGATCGTGGCAGCCGCCCTCGCGGCGCTCTGCGTCGCGGCGTTCGCGTGGCCCGAACCGTTGTTCGACCTGGCGCGCGACGCCGGTTCAGCGCTCGCGTTGCCGCGATAG
- a CDS encoding NADH-quinone oxidoreductase subunit J family protein produces the protein MLAEQILFFLAAAVALGGALGVVAARNPFYSVLSLVVHLIALAVLFLLLRAQFVAAAQVVVYAGAVVVMYLFVVAYVGGEAERIGEERTPIVTSLAPLFAAALFIELLIAIAGSGLAGLDTNGPRTGLGFGGPGEIGELLLERFLLPFEAVSLVLLAAAVGAVVLARRRRGLEDLEQELRAEPVVESDSGAFRLGPLARAGVHGGW, from the coding sequence GTGCTGGCGGAACAGATCCTCTTTTTCCTCGCCGCCGCCGTCGCACTGGGGGGCGCACTGGGAGTCGTCGCCGCGCGCAATCCCTTCTACAGCGTCCTCAGTCTGGTCGTCCACCTGATCGCGCTGGCCGTGCTCTTCCTGCTGTTGCGGGCGCAGTTCGTGGCCGCCGCGCAGGTCGTCGTGTACGCCGGCGCGGTCGTCGTCATGTACCTCTTCGTGGTCGCCTACGTCGGCGGCGAGGCCGAGCGGATCGGCGAGGAACGAACGCCCATCGTGACGTCGCTGGCGCCCCTCTTCGCGGCCGCCCTGTTCATCGAGCTGTTGATCGCGATCGCTGGCTCCGGGCTCGCTGGGCTCGACACGAACGGGCCTCGCACCGGCCTCGGTTTCGGCGGGCCGGGCGAGATCGGCGAGCTCTTGCTCGAGCGCTTCCTGCTGCCATTTGAAGCGGTGAGCCTCGTGCTCCTTGCGGCGGCAGTCGGCGCCGTCGTGCTGGCGCGCCGGCGTCGCGGGCTCGAAGACCTCGAGCAGGAGCTCCGAGCCGAGCCCGTGGTCGAGTCCGACAGCGGCGCTTTTCGCCTCGGACCACTCGCGCGCGCGGGGGTGCACGGTGGCTGGTAA
- the nuoL gene encoding NADH-quinone oxidoreductase subunit L — MSTTAWGWLVLACPLAGLLVVSAGWPRWRGVSAGVVASAAILASFAASVGALLALLDHAPEARTFTDSLFTYADASGVRVGMEILVDPLSVLMCLVVSGVSFLIHLYSVVYMRSDRGYTRYFAYLNFFVFSMLLLVLAGNLVLLIVGWAFVGAASYLLISFWYRRRTATAAGAEAFVINVIGDVGLVLGAFLLFDRTGVLDWQGLFEHVGSDFVRNEGTLVAACLLLLLGAFAKSAQLPLHTWLPNAMEGPTPVSALIHAATMVTAGVYLIARAHPIFELAPTASDVAAVVGTLTLLFAASVALAVTDLKRIIAYSTMSQIGYMILGVSVAAYGAGLFHLVTHAFFKALLFMAAGSVIGAMGGIQDIDRMGGLRRAMPFTYACFVAGAVALAGLPLTSGFFSKDAILAATFERGGGYTLLGILGYGAALLTAIYAFRMVFRVFHGRPVPEAQALERGELAHHEPHNPLTGEPEDNDVGYPGPEHHVAERSLAMKAAMAPLAVLSLVAGALQIPGVTHVIDTFLEPTFRDSALNDLRPAPGEEWLGLALGAAIALTGLWLAHRAWVARPDLPTRLRSRFGLLHRALVERWYFDRAYQLVFVEGTQRLAASARRFIEQPVVEGALVGGTVALVRAGSAVVRAAQSGFVRAYAFGVVGGVLVALLWFLARST, encoded by the coding sequence ATGAGCACCACTGCCTGGGGTTGGCTCGTTCTTGCCTGCCCGCTCGCCGGGCTACTGGTCGTGAGCGCTGGCTGGCCGCGCTGGCGCGGGGTGTCCGCGGGGGTGGTCGCGAGCGCCGCGATCTTGGCGAGCTTCGCGGCCAGCGTGGGAGCACTGCTCGCACTGCTCGACCACGCACCCGAGGCGCGCACCTTTACCGACTCGCTGTTCACCTACGCCGATGCCAGCGGTGTGCGCGTGGGGATGGAGATCCTCGTCGACCCGCTTTCGGTCTTGATGTGCCTGGTGGTGTCCGGAGTGTCGTTCCTGATCCACCTCTACTCGGTCGTTTACATGCGCTCCGACCGGGGCTACACGCGTTACTTCGCGTACCTCAACTTCTTCGTCTTCTCAATGCTGCTGCTGGTGCTTGCCGGCAACCTCGTACTGTTGATCGTCGGTTGGGCGTTCGTCGGCGCCGCCTCGTACCTCTTGATCTCCTTCTGGTATCGGCGTCGTACGGCTACCGCTGCTGGCGCTGAGGCGTTCGTGATCAACGTGATCGGCGATGTCGGCCTGGTGTTGGGCGCCTTCCTGCTCTTCGATCGCACCGGTGTACTCGACTGGCAAGGCCTCTTCGAGCACGTCGGGAGCGATTTCGTGCGCAACGAGGGCACGCTCGTGGCGGCCTGTCTTCTGCTGCTGCTGGGCGCCTTCGCGAAGTCGGCGCAGCTGCCCCTCCACACCTGGCTACCGAATGCGATGGAGGGTCCCACGCCGGTCTCGGCGCTAATCCACGCGGCGACGATGGTGACCGCCGGTGTCTACCTGATCGCCCGCGCCCACCCGATCTTCGAACTGGCCCCCACCGCCAGCGACGTGGCGGCAGTCGTCGGCACCTTGACGCTTCTGTTCGCTGCCTCGGTGGCGCTCGCGGTGACCGACCTCAAACGGATCATCGCCTACTCGACGATGTCGCAGATCGGCTACATGATCCTCGGCGTCTCGGTCGCTGCCTACGGTGCGGGGCTCTTTCACCTCGTAACGCATGCCTTCTTTAAGGCCCTGCTGTTCATGGCTGCCGGTTCGGTGATCGGTGCCATGGGGGGCATTCAGGACATCGACCGCATGGGTGGACTGCGCCGCGCGATGCCCTTCACTTACGCCTGCTTCGTGGCGGGCGCAGTCGCTCTCGCCGGACTACCGCTGACCAGCGGCTTCTTCTCCAAGGACGCGATCCTCGCCGCGACCTTCGAGCGGGGCGGTGGCTACACGTTGCTCGGAATCCTCGGTTATGGCGCCGCTCTTTTGACCGCGATCTACGCCTTCCGCATGGTGTTCAGGGTCTTTCACGGTCGACCGGTGCCCGAAGCGCAGGCCCTCGAACGCGGCGAGCTCGCGCACCATGAGCCACACAACCCGCTAACCGGGGAGCCGGAGGACAACGACGTCGGCTACCCGGGTCCCGAGCATCACGTTGCCGAGCGCTCGCTCGCGATGAAGGCCGCGATGGCGCCGCTCGCGGTGCTTTCGCTGGTGGCAGGTGCACTGCAAATCCCGGGAGTGACGCACGTCATCGACACCTTCCTGGAACCGACCTTCCGCGACTCGGCTCTCAACGATCTGCGACCGGCGCCCGGCGAGGAGTGGCTCGGCCTGGCGCTCGGTGCGGCGATCGCGCTCACCGGGCTGTGGCTCGCCCACCGAGCATGGGTCGCGCGGCCCGATTTGCCGACGCGGCTCCGTAGCCGCTTCGGCTTGCTGCACCGCGCACTAGTCGAGCGCTGGTACTTCGACCGCGCCTATCAGCTCGTTTTCGTTGAAGGCACGCAGCGACTGGCCGCGAGCGCTCGGCGCTTCATCGAGCAACCGGTGGTCGAGGGCGCCCTGGTGGGCGGCACGGTGGCACTGGTGCGCGCCGGTTCCGCCGTCGTGCGTGCCGCTCAAAGCGGCTTCGTTCGCGCCTACGCGTTCGGTGTCGTCGGCGGCGTGCTGGTGGCACTGCTCTGGTTCCTCGCGAGATCGACCTAG
- the nuoH gene encoding NADH-quinone oxidoreductase subunit NuoH has product MVIETVAVQIAKSLVIFLFVLQVVPLVLLVERKLLGRFQSRFGPNRVGPFGLLQPLADVLKLISKEQSAPATAVPWLMALAPVISITCAVATLAIIPFGPFNAWGGEFGLYGIDVPIGLLWFFAFGSLSFYAFLLGGWASGSKYSFLGAMRSAAQLISYEVALVLSLVGVAMTAGSLSLVDIVEAQRDMWFVVPQIVGFLVFLVAAFAETARAPFDLPEADAEIVAGYNTEYGGMRFGSFFMAEYIEVIAVSGVAVACFLGGWHGPGPIALAPLWVVVKMAAFVLLFIWVRATLPRLRYDQLMSFGWKVLLPLATANVVVTATVLALT; this is encoded by the coding sequence GTGGTGATCGAGACCGTCGCCGTGCAGATCGCCAAGTCGCTTGTGATCTTCCTCTTCGTGCTCCAAGTGGTGCCGCTCGTGCTGCTGGTGGAGCGCAAACTGCTGGGTCGTTTCCAGTCCCGCTTCGGACCGAATCGGGTGGGGCCCTTCGGGCTCCTACAGCCGCTCGCCGACGTGCTCAAGCTGATCTCCAAAGAGCAGTCCGCGCCCGCCACCGCGGTGCCCTGGCTGATGGCGCTCGCACCCGTGATCTCGATCACTTGTGCCGTCGCGACGCTTGCGATCATCCCCTTCGGGCCGTTCAACGCTTGGGGCGGCGAGTTCGGCCTGTACGGGATCGACGTGCCGATCGGCCTGCTTTGGTTCTTCGCCTTCGGCTCGCTGTCCTTCTACGCGTTCCTGCTCGGTGGTTGGGCGTCGGGGTCGAAGTACTCCTTCCTCGGTGCGATGCGGTCGGCCGCGCAGCTGATCTCCTATGAAGTGGCGCTCGTCCTCTCCCTCGTAGGCGTGGCGATGACCGCGGGCTCCCTGTCGCTGGTCGACATCGTTGAGGCACAGCGCGACATGTGGTTCGTGGTGCCCCAGATCGTCGGCTTTTTGGTCTTCCTGGTGGCAGCCTTCGCGGAGACGGCGCGAGCACCGTTCGACCTGCCGGAAGCCGATGCCGAGATCGTCGCCGGCTACAACACCGAGTACGGCGGCATGCGCTTCGGCTCCTTCTTCATGGCCGAGTACATCGAGGTGATCGCCGTCTCCGGGGTTGCCGTTGCCTGCTTCCTCGGTGGCTGGCACGGACCCGGCCCGATCGCTCTAGCGCCGCTCTGGGTGGTGGTGAAGATGGCGGCCTTTGTTCTCCTTTTCATCTGGGTTCGGGCTACGCTGCCGCGGCTCCGCTACGACCAGCTGATGTCGTTCGGCTGGAAGGTGCTGCTGCCGCTGGCGACCGCCAACGTCGTGGTCACCGCAACGGTGCTGGCCCTGACCTGA
- a CDS encoding complex I subunit 4 family protein, whose amino-acid sequence MHLPLWITIALPAAAGLVAALIGGRLGRAVAVLGSLAVAVIALDYFFSYPFGSGSLKHVVDEPWIPQLGVRFRLGLDGLSLALFAMTAVAWLPATVWSVLHRPERERQYLFLLGLGEAAVLGAFAAQDLALFVVFFDLMLLPFYLLIGSWGTGQRVRATTLFVVYTLVGSLLMLAAAIALAVLATPAGSAVSFSLADLANRPLDADTQKWVFALFALAFLIKAPAFPLHAWAPAAYRAAPWPVAALLSAVLSKVGVYGFLRLALPLLPQGVETFQVAIVVVAVASILYGSVMALIQDNVRLVAVYSSIAQLGFITLGIFSLDPKGAQGAVFQMVNHGLVSVPLFLILAAVAARAGGSESLRELGGLAVRAPVLATVFLLVALSNLAMPGTPNFVGELFVLFGALDGVAVAGFVASVGVALAAAYTLRLFQRTMHNPPGQAVTARELGRGELAALVPIVAAIVALGVYPQALLGRAKAASAAPVAQVVGASERSTR is encoded by the coding sequence ATGCATCTACCGCTCTGGATAACGATCGCCCTGCCCGCTGCCGCGGGACTCGTTGCGGCACTGATCGGGGGACGCCTGGGCCGCGCGGTCGCGGTCCTCGGCTCGCTTGCCGTCGCGGTCATCGCGCTCGACTACTTCTTCTCCTATCCGTTCGGGTCCGGAAGCCTCAAACACGTCGTCGACGAGCCCTGGATCCCGCAGCTCGGTGTGCGCTTCCGGCTCGGCCTTGACGGGCTGTCGCTCGCGCTATTCGCGATGACGGCGGTCGCTTGGCTGCCGGCGACCGTCTGGAGCGTGCTTCACCGCCCCGAGCGCGAGCGCCAATACCTGTTTTTGCTCGGGCTCGGCGAGGCCGCGGTGCTCGGTGCTTTCGCAGCACAGGACCTCGCGCTCTTCGTCGTCTTCTTCGACCTCATGCTGCTGCCCTTCTACCTGCTGATCGGCAGCTGGGGAACGGGGCAGCGGGTGCGCGCCACCACCTTGTTTGTCGTCTACACGCTGGTCGGCTCGCTGCTGATGCTCGCGGCGGCGATCGCGCTTGCCGTCTTGGCCACGCCGGCGGGCTCTGCCGTGTCTTTCTCACTGGCGGATCTCGCCAACCGACCGCTCGACGCCGACACCCAAAAGTGGGTCTTCGCGCTGTTCGCGCTCGCCTTCCTGATCAAGGCACCGGCTTTCCCCTTGCACGCCTGGGCACCGGCGGCCTATCGAGCAGCACCGTGGCCGGTGGCGGCGCTGCTCTCCGCGGTGCTCTCGAAGGTCGGTGTGTACGGCTTCCTGCGGTTGGCGTTGCCGCTGCTGCCACAGGGGGTCGAAACCTTCCAGGTGGCGATCGTCGTCGTCGCCGTCGCGTCGATCCTCTACGGCTCCGTGATGGCGCTCATTCAGGACAACGTGCGGCTGGTCGCGGTCTACTCGTCGATCGCCCAGCTCGGTTTCATCACGCTCGGCATCTTTTCGCTCGATCCCAAGGGCGCCCAGGGGGCGGTTTTCCAGATGGTCAACCACGGCCTGGTGTCGGTCCCGCTGTTCTTGATCCTCGCCGCCGTCGCGGCGCGCGCCGGCGGCTCCGAATCGCTGCGTGAGCTCGGTGGACTGGCAGTGCGCGCGCCAGTGCTCGCGACGGTCTTCTTGCTGGTGGCTCTGTCGAACCTGGCGATGCCGGGCACCCCGAACTTTGTGGGCGAACTGTTTGTGCTGTTCGGCGCGCTCGACGGCGTCGCGGTGGCCGGATTCGTGGCGAGCGTCGGCGTCGCGCTGGCGGCCGCCTACACGCTGCGGCTCTTCCAACGCACGATGCACAACCCACCCGGTCAGGCCGTGACCGCCCGCGAGCTCGGACGCGGCGAGCTCGCCGCGCTGGTTCCGATCGTGGCGGCGATCGTCGCGCTGGGCGTCTATCCGCAGGCGCTGCTTGGTCGCGCGAAGGCCGCAAGCGCCGCGCCGGTCGCCCAAGTCGTTGGCGCCAGCGAGAGGAGCACACGGTGA
- the nuoK gene encoding NADH-quinone oxidoreductase subunit NuoK — translation MSIGWYLSLASLLFAIGAGGVLVRRNPLVVLLCLELMLNAGNLALLAFARMWGDGAGQVFALVVMVIAACEVVIGLGIVVAMHRLRVPIDVDELRGLRG, via the coding sequence GTGAGCATCGGCTGGTATCTAAGCCTCGCCTCACTGCTCTTCGCAATCGGCGCGGGCGGCGTGCTCGTACGGCGCAATCCGCTCGTCGTACTGCTCTGTCTGGAACTCATGCTGAACGCCGGCAACCTCGCGCTGCTCGCCTTCGCACGGATGTGGGGCGACGGCGCCGGGCAGGTCTTCGCCTTGGTCGTGATGGTGATCGCGGCCTGTGAAGTGGTCATCGGGCTTGGCATCGTCGTGGCTATGCACCGCCTGCGCGTACCGATCGACGTCGACGAGTTGAGGGGCCTGCGCGGATGA
- a CDS encoding bifunctional diguanylate cyclase/phosphohydrolase: protein MGHSTAETEKRGALVARAPSWLTSGLSGIEGGAAPGALALAALALLWLLHFLSGLGLDALDPARRAIQLAIYFGAATLIAWRVRYEPRERIAWASFAVALALAGIGWLVYWAAYADAARVPYPSLADGIWLIVYAADLFAVATLRRCRDVRDVQRRDAGLALEAAAVFLIVWGLATAFALPLVTRAIDASQAAIITNFAYVVGDLTVLTAIATAFLFTGGRPGAVWGLLALAYSARAVADVFWLAETTHGIWRGGGVVDSAWTLRPLLIAAAALVPAVPRVAIRTPPRARIAIPAALLLFGAVLAGVTVVAQLPRGAALLALLATLAASASLALAVRELSLSELARRGLPTKAGPLDALTGLPPHARFQQRLAELERNPRRTFAVLLCDVVGLGAINAELGHEEGDRYLRMIGDALRRAAGIDGEAFRTGGDQFAVLVPDARSWHALLIAERISEATAARTGTRGAALSIGVAERTPGLRSDELLKRARSALEAARATRRGVVVWGPGIERETSASDALGADTAALSTALARAVDAKDSYTRSHCETVSALCVLIASELGLSAERIAKLRTAGLLHDVGKIGIPDAILHKPGPLTDDEYEVMKSHTTIGHMIVSGAGLADEADWVLHHHERVDGRGYPDGLSGEAIPLEARIIFVADAFEAMTSDRPYRPGRPAALALEELRRHAGTQFDEACVEALAAVIERGSLPAAA from the coding sequence GTGGGTCATTCAACAGCCGAAACAGAGAAACGGGGCGCGCTCGTCGCACGGGCACCGAGCTGGTTGACGAGCGGGCTCTCCGGGATCGAGGGTGGAGCGGCGCCCGGGGCGCTCGCGCTCGCCGCACTCGCGCTGCTCTGGCTCTTGCACTTCCTCTCAGGGCTAGGTCTGGACGCTCTCGATCCGGCGCGTCGCGCGATCCAGCTGGCGATCTACTTCGGCGCGGCGACGCTGATCGCGTGGCGCGTCCGTTATGAGCCGCGCGAGCGCATCGCGTGGGCGTCCTTCGCGGTCGCTCTTGCGCTCGCAGGAATCGGTTGGCTCGTTTACTGGGCGGCGTACGCCGACGCCGCGCGGGTCCCCTATCCGTCGCTCGCCGACGGCATCTGGTTGATCGTGTACGCCGCCGACCTGTTCGCGGTCGCCACGCTCCGTAGGTGTCGCGACGTCCGCGACGTCCAGCGGCGGGACGCTGGCCTTGCGCTCGAGGCAGCAGCGGTGTTCCTGATCGTCTGGGGGCTCGCCACCGCCTTCGCCTTGCCGCTGGTCACGCGCGCGATCGATGCGTCGCAGGCAGCGATCATCACCAACTTCGCTTACGTCGTCGGTGACCTGACCGTGTTGACGGCGATCGCTACCGCCTTCCTCTTCACCGGCGGGCGGCCGGGGGCGGTGTGGGGGTTGCTCGCCCTCGCTTACTCGGCGCGAGCGGTGGCCGACGTGTTTTGGCTCGCCGAAACCACCCATGGGATCTGGCGCGGGGGCGGTGTCGTCGACTCAGCCTGGACTCTCAGACCGCTCCTGATCGCCGCTGCTGCGCTCGTACCGGCGGTGCCGCGGGTCGCGATCAGAACGCCGCCGCGCGCGAGAATCGCGATCCCGGCAGCGCTTCTGCTGTTTGGTGCGGTGCTCGCCGGCGTCACCGTGGTCGCGCAGCTACCGCGGGGCGCCGCGCTACTCGCCCTGCTCGCAACCCTGGCGGCGAGCGCGAGCTTGGCGCTCGCCGTCCGTGAGCTTTCGCTCAGCGAGCTAGCGCGCCGCGGACTGCCCACCAAGGCGGGCCCGCTCGATGCGCTTACCGGACTTCCGCCGCACGCTCGGTTCCAACAGCGCTTGGCGGAGCTCGAGCGCAACCCGCGCCGCACCTTCGCCGTGTTGCTCTGCGACGTGGTCGGTCTCGGCGCGATCAACGCCGAGCTCGGCCACGAGGAAGGCGATCGCTATCTGCGCATGATCGGCGACGCGCTTCGACGCGCCGCGGGTATCGACGGGGAGGCTTTTCGCACCGGTGGCGACCAGTTCGCGGTACTCGTGCCGGACGCTCGCTCGTGGCATGCGCTGCTGATCGCCGAGCGCATCAGCGAGGCCACGGCAGCGCGCACGGGAACGCGGGGGGCGGCGCTGTCGATCGGGGTCGCCGAGCGCACGCCTGGCCTGCGCTCCGACGAGCTGCTCAAGCGCGCTCGCTCGGCCCTCGAGGCGGCTCGGGCGACGCGGCGCGGCGTGGTCGTCTGGGGGCCTGGTATCGAACGCGAGACGTCAGCGAGCGACGCTCTCGGTGCCGACACCGCAGCGCTCTCGACGGCGCTCGCGCGGGCGGTTGATGCCAAGGACTCCTACACCCGTTCGCACTGCGAGACGGTGTCGGCGTTGTGCGTGCTGATCGCGAGCGAGTTGGGACTCTCGGCAGAACGGATCGCCAAGCTGCGCACCGCCGGGCTACTGCACGACGTCGGCAAGATCGGGATCCCCGACGCGATTCTCCATAAGCCGGGTCCGCTTACCGACGACGAGTACGAGGTGATGAAGAGCCACACCACGATCGGCCACATGATCGTCTCCGGGGCCGGTCTCGCCGACGAAGCGGATTGGGTGCTTCATCACCACGAGCGGGTCGATGGGCGCGGCTACCCCGACGGCCTGAGCGGTGAAGCGATCCCGCTGGAGGCGCGGATCATCTTCGTGGCCGACGCCTTCGAAGCGATGACTTCCGATCGCCCCTACCGCCCAGGGCGGCCGGCCGCGCTGGCGCTCGAGGAGCTGCGGCGCCACGCCGGAACCCAGTTCGACGAAGCCTGCGTCGAGGCGCTAGCTGCGGTGATCGAGCGCGGCAGCCTGCCAGCTGCGGCCTGA
- the nuoI gene encoding NADH-quinone oxidoreductase subunit NuoI produces MPYPPTDDVIEVQRGPEPGGLGGAWRVFAATLRGLRTTLARVAEGPVTIQYPEQKTPVYPRFRGRHKLHRFEDTGLEKCVGCSLCAAACPAECIRVVAAENDPDNPVSAGERYAAVYEINMTRCIFCGYCELACPFDAITMGNDYELADYSRSDLIFTKEMLLADPPEHTPLRREGE; encoded by the coding sequence ATGCCTTACCCACCGACAGACGACGTGATCGAAGTCCAGCGCGGGCCCGAGCCGGGCGGGCTGGGCGGGGCCTGGCGCGTCTTCGCAGCGACCCTGCGCGGCCTGCGTACCACGCTCGCGCGAGTCGCCGAGGGTCCGGTGACGATCCAGTATCCGGAGCAGAAGACGCCCGTCTACCCGCGCTTCCGCGGGCGCCACAAGCTCCACCGGTTCGAGGACACCGGGCTTGAGAAGTGCGTCGGCTGCTCGCTCTGCGCGGCGGCCTGCCCGGCCGAGTGCATCCGCGTGGTCGCGGCCGAGAACGACCCGGATAACCCGGTGTCGGCGGGAGAGCGCTACGCCGCCGTCTACGAGATCAACATGACGCGCTGCATCTTCTGCGGTTACTGCGAGCTCGCCTGCCCGTTCGACGCGATCACGATGGGCAACGACTACGAGCTCGCCGATTACAGCCGCTCGGACCTGATCTTCACGAAGGAGATGCTGCTCGCGGATCCGCCCGAGCACACGCCGCTACGTCGCGAGGGGGAGTAG